Below is a genomic region from Coriobacteriia bacterium.
GCGGCGGGCTCGGACATCAACGATGACGGTACGATCGACAAATGGAACATTACGGCCGAGACCATCGGTGCCTACGTCGATGGCGAAGCGCTGGCCGAAGAGGCCTATCTCGTGGGTCGTCAGGGCAACTTCGTCGCCGAGCGCTTCTTTTCCTGGTTCGGCGGCACGCATCTTGACGCTACCGTTTCCGTGCGCGACGAGCGCTTCAACGCACTTGCGACGGAGATCGATAAAGAAATCGGTTTGCCCATCGTGGATAGCACCATACGCATCGAGGATGGCGCCGTCTCCGTTGTCAACGGTAGCGATGGCTGGTCGGTTGATGCCCCTACCTTTATCAAGCGCTTCAGTGCGAGCGCGTTTTCGCCCGACAACTTCCCCTTCGTCATTCCGATGAAGACCGATCCGATGCACATCAGGCCGGCCACTGCCCAGAAGGTTGCCGATGACGTCAAGGCGGCCATCGCCGAGAACGTCACCATCGTTCACGATCCTGACACCTGGACGCTCGATACCGCAGACCTTGGCGAGCTCATTAGCCTGCAGGTGCTCACGCCCGATGAGGTGCTCGTCTTCGGCAGCGGCACGCAGAAGATCGTCGCTGACGGTACGACGGTTTCGGATTACGACACCTCGGCCTGGGTCGATCCGGATTCAGGCTATGTCCTGCAGGCATACGTCGATCAGGAGAAGACCGATCGCTATCTGGTCGGCATTCTTGGAGCAGCTGCCACGGGAGGCGCCACTGACGCCTACTTCGACACGAGTTCCGGCGAGGTGGTACTCGTCGCCGCCGTCGAGGGCTATGGCCCCGATCGCTCTGCCGCGGAGATCGCCTTGCAGGACCTGCTTTTTGGCGAGCCGGATGCCACGACGGCGAGCAGCCGCACCATCTCGCTCGTGGACGTCACCATCCAACCCGAACTCACCACCGAGAAAGCGCAGGCCATGGGCATTACCGAGCGCCTCGCAACTTGGACGATTCCGCTGTCGGGTTCCTCGGAGCGCATCAACAACATCAGACTGCTCTGCCGCCTCATCAACAACTCCCTCGTGGCACCGGGTGCGACTTGGTCGTTCAACGGCACCACGGGCGAGCGTACGGCCGAGAAGGGCTTCCAAACGGCTCCCGTCATCGTCAATGGCAAGCATGAGGATCAGCTCGGCGGCGGCATTTGCCAGATCGCGACATGCATTTTCAATGCCGCCTGCTTCTCGGGCCTCGGCATCCAGGAGCGCGTAAATCACGACTTCTACATCGCCGCCTACGATGATTACGGTTTCGCCGATGCCACGGTGTCGTGGAAGTCGCCTGATCTCAAATGGGTCAACGACATGTCGACTTACGTGCTCATGACGGCGAACGTGACCGATGATAACGTTGTCGTCAGTTTCTGGGGCACCAAGGACGGCCGCACCGTTGATTGCCAGCGCGGCGACTGGAAGGCTGGCGACAAATACGTCTCGATTACCGAGGTTGACCCTGAGCTTGCTCCAGGTGAGCGCAAGATGACGCAGAGCGGTCAGGATGGTCGCAGCATTGACATCCGCTACCTCGCAAAAGCCGCTGACGGTACGGTGCTGCATGATGTCACCTTCCACTCGATTTACTCGGCGCAAAATGAAATCATCACCGTAGGCCCCGACACACCTGCTCCGGCTCCTGCTGCCGATCCGCCTGCGGCCGAATAATGGCATTGCGGGGCGCTGTCCCCGGGTGATAGGAAGTAGCACGATTTTCAGGAAGGCGTAAGGTATGGCGTACCAAGACGAAATCACCCACATGGAACGGGGCAAGCTCGAGGACTTGCAGCTCGAGCGCATGAAGGAAACCATCGTCAACTGCTACGAGAACATCGAGTTCTACAAGAAGTCCTTTGACGAGGCCGTTTTCGACCCGTATTCCGTCGAGTCTCTCGCAGACATACAGAAGGCTCCCTTCACCACCAAGCAGGACATGCGCGATGCCTATCCGTACAAGCTCTTCGCCGTGCCGCGCTCCGAGGTGAAGGAGATCCACATGTCGAGCGGCACCACGGGCGTGGCGACCGTGTCGGGCTACACCGACAACGACATCAAGTCCTGGGGTGACTGCTTCGGCCGCGGCATCGGCTATGCCCACGGCGATGTCGATGACGTCGTGCACGTCTGCTACGGCTACGGCCTGTTCACCGGTGGCCTGGGTGCGCATTACGGCGGCCTTGCCGTGGGTGCGGAGACCATCCCGATGTCTGCCGGCAACACGAAGCGCCAGATCAAGGTCTTGCAGACCATGGGCTCTTCCATCCTGTGCTGCACACCGAGCTATGCCATGCACATCGCCGATACCGCCATCGAGATGGGCCTTGACCCCAAGAAGGACTTCACGCTCAAGGCCGGCATCCATGGCGCCGAGGCGTTCTCGGACCAGTTCCGCAAGAACCTCGAGGACAAGCTCGGCTATAAGGTTTATGACGTTTATGGTCTGACCGAGGTCATGGGGCCGGGTGTCGCCATGGAGTGCGATGAGCAGAACGGCCTGCATGTCGCCGAGGATCACTTCTTCGTCGAAGTCCTCGATCCCGAGACCCACGAACCCGTGCCCGACGGCGAGTGGGGCGAGCTCGTCATCACCACGCTCACCAAGGAGGCTTCGCCGGTCGTGCGCTACCGCACACGTGACATCACGCGCATCATGCCCAACGAGTGTGCCTGTGGCGTCACGCATCGCCGCATCGACCGTCTGCACGGCCGTACTGATGACATGTTCAAGGTCCGTGGCGTCCAGGTGTTTCCGAGCCAGATCGAGAACGTATGCGCTGCGTTCCCCGAGATCGCGGACTGGTATCAGATCGAACTCACGCGCGAAGGCGGTCTCGACATTGCCACGCTCAAGATCGAGATCAATCCCGATTTCCCGATTGACGAGATTCGCAAGATCGAAGAACTGCAACGCCGCATGCAACAGGCGCTCAAAGACGAGCTCGCCGTCAGCATCAATATCAAGATCGTCGAGCCGCACACCATCCAACGCTCCGAGGGCAAGGCTGTGCGCATCGTTGACCTGCGTGATGGGGAGGACAAGTAATGATTGACCAGCTTACGGTATTTCTCGAGAACACAAGGGGCCGTCTCACCTCGCTGTGCCGCGCCCTGGGTGACGCGGACATCCAGATGCACTCGCTGGCTCTGGCAGACACGACCGACTACGGCATCGCGCGCATCATCTGCGATGACCCGAAGGGTGCGGTCGCAGCCATTTCCGAAGCCGGATTCACGGCCAACCTCACGAAGGTCGTCGCCGTCGAAGTGCCCGATGTCCCGGGCGGTCTCGCCAGCGTGCTCGACGCACTCGATAACGCCGGCATCAACATCGAGTATTGCTATTGCTTTGCGGATGCCGACAAGGGCGCGACGGTCGCTTTCAAAGTCGACGAGTCTGCGATCGGCGCACTCGAAGGGGCCGGCTTCAAGGTGCTTCATCCCGAGGACCTCTACAAGACCGCGCAGTAGTCGCAGGGGAGATGCATGCAAGTCAGCCCGCATGACATAGGCTCGAAGATACAGGTGCTTGCGCGTCAGCGTGGGCACCTGACCTTGCTTACCGGCATTTTGCTTACGCTCGTGCTTGTGTGCGCGCTATGCCTTGCCACGCCGGGCACTGTCCATGCCGCCATCAACGGAAACGACTACGTCGGACAGTCCACGGTCAACGATCGCGGCATGAACATCACCGAGGCTCCGGCTATCGAGTCTCCCTACGGCATACTCGTCGATGAGGACGGTAACGTCCTGTGGGCACGCGGGCAAGACGAGCATCGTGCGATGGCCTCCATCACCAAGACGATGACGGCAATCGTCGCGCTCGAGAATGGCGATCTTGACGAAGTCTTCACCGTTTCGCCCCGGGCGGCATCCGTGGGAGAGTCGAGCGCAGGACTAGTCGCCGGGCAACAGGTTACCTTGCGTGACCTCGTCTCCGGTCTCCTCGTTCATTCGGGTAACGATGCCTCCATGGCCATCGCCGAGGGCATTGCGGGTGGCGAGAAGGAGTTCGTTCAGATGATGAACGCGAAGGCCCAGCAGATGGGTCTCGTGAACACCCAGTTCCAGAATCCGCACGGCCTCGACGCCGAAAACCACTATTCGTCCGCTGCGGACATCAGCGTCATCGTGCGCTATGCCATGCAGGACCCGACCTTCCGCGAAATTGTCGGCATGAAGTCCTGCATGCTCAATCTCAGTGGAGAGCCCAAGGAGCTGCTTACGACCAACGCCCTGCTCGCCACCTGGGATGATTGCATTGGCGTCAAGACCGGCTTCACGAACAAGGCAGGCCAATGCCTCGCCGCTGCCGCCAGCAAGAACGGCGTCGAGCTCTACGCCGTCGTGCTCGATTCCACCGACGAGGTTCAGCGATTCATCGACGCCTACAAGCTCCTCGACTGGGGCTTCACCCATTATCGCCCGTACACGCTCGCGTCTGCCGAGCAGGTGCTCGTCGATGCCCCCATGAGCGGCTTTCTCGACAAGACCGTAAAGGCGGGCGTCTTGGAGGAAGTAACGGGTATGGTCTTCGACTTCAACGGTGACATCGCGATTGACGTGCGCCTCACCGACAAGCCCGATGGCGTTGCCAAGGGGGATACCGTTGGCACCATCACCTGGCGTCAGGACGAGAACATCGTCGCTTCGGTTCCCCTCGTCGCGCTCGAGGACAAGATGGGACCGTCGCCCGTCACCTCGGTCATTACCTCGCTCGTGCGCTGCGTTGGCGTGATCACCGGCGACCAATGCGTAGCCCAGAGCACCGTCTACGCGCAGGCGCCCGAAGTCGAGCGTGTGCAGAGCACGGCCGGTCAGGGCATGAACGCCGAACTCGAGATGGACATTCGCGATTACGTCGCCGCATACAATGCTGCGGTCTATGGTTATGGCTCCTAACGTGTCGCATTGCGGTGCTAGAATAGCTGCCATGTGTTTTGGCATTTGAAAGGATGTATCGTGCCTGTTTCCAGTTTTGTCTGTCCCATCTGCAATGAGCCCGTCGATGGTTCGCAGACCTCATGTCCGCGTTGTGGCTTCAAGTTCGTCGGGGCAACGCAAACTTTCAACCCCGTCGCGACGCAGGTCGATGAGCAGACATACGAGCTCGAAAGCGCCACACCCGAGCTCGAGGTGCTTTCCGGCCCCTACGCGGGGGAGAGCTTTACGCTTGGCGACGGCACTTTTACCGTCGGGCGCGACCCGAAGTGCGACATTTTCCTCAGCAACATGACGGTTTCGCGTCATAACTCGACCATCGTCATCGATGGCGCACATGCCAAGATCATGGACGCCGATTCGACTAACGGTACCTGGGTCGATGGCAAGATCGTGGACGAGGCAGAGCTCGTACCGGGCACGCATGTCCAGATCGGCACCTTCGACATGGTCTTCAAGCGCGTCAAGTAAGCCCATAATCGAGCGGGAATAGAGGTTATTGTGCCCATCACCGATTACCTGCGCCATAACGCCGCCGCGTATGGCAACGAGATTGCCCTTGTCGAGATTAACCCCGAGGTTCTCGAACGCAAGCACGTCACCTGGCGCGACTACGACCTCATCGAGAGTACCGATCCGGAGCCCTATAGGCGCGAGATTACCTGGAGCGTGTTCGACGAGAAGGCAAACCGCTTCGCCAACCTGCTTCTCTCGCGTGGCGTGAAGAAGGGCGACAAGGTCGCCATCCTGCTCATGAACTGTCTTGAATGGCTGCCCATCTACTTCGGCATACTCAAGAGCGGGGCCACTGCCGTTCCGCTCAATTTCCGCTATACCGCCGAGGAAATCGCTTACTGCATCAAGCAGGCAGACGTCGACATACTCGTCTTCGGTCCCCAATTCACCGGACGCGTCGAGGAGATCGCCTCCGAGATCGCCCACGGCAGGTTGCTCTTCTACGTGGGGGAGGACTGCCCGACCTTTGCCGAGAACTACCGTGAGCTCACGGCCAACTATACAAGCACCGATCCGGCCATCCCCCTCAACGAAGACGAGGACGCCGCCATCTACTTCTCGAGCGGCACGACGGGCTTTCCCAAGGCCATCCTTCACCATCATCGCAGTCTCACCCAGGCGGCAGAGATGGAACAGCACCATCATGGTCAGACGCACGACGACACGTTCCTTTGCATCCCGCCGCTCTATCACACGGGTGCGAAAATGCACTGGTTCGGCAGTCTCATTTCCGGATCCAAGGCCGTGCTCCTGCGCGGCGTAACGCCACAGAGCATCTTCGATGCGGTCTCCAACGAGCACTGCACCATCGTCTGGCTGCTTGTTCCCTGGGTGCAAGACATCTTGCTCGCCATCGAGGAAGGCAAGATCGATCCTGCGGCCTACGAGCTCAATCAGTGGCGCCTCATGCACATCGGCGCCCAACCCGTCCCGCAAAGCCTCATCAAGCGCTGGAAGGAGATCTTTCCCGCGCATCAGTACGACACCAATTACGGCTTGTCGGAGTCAACCGGCCCGGGTTGCGTGCACCTTGGCGTCGAGAACATCGATCACGTCGGTGCCATCGGCGTACCGGGATACCGTTGGGTTGTCAAAATCTGCGATAACGAGGGCAACGAGGTCCCCGATGGCGAGGTCGGAGAGCTGTGGGTCAAGGGCCCGGGTGTCATGGTCTGCTACTACAACAACCCCGACGCATCCAACGAATCCATCAAGAACGGCTGGCTACTCACGGGCGATATGGCGCGCAAGGACGAAGATGGCTTCATCTGGCTCGTCGATCGCAAGAAGGACGTCGTCATCAGCGGCGGCGAGAACATCTATCCCGTGCAGATCGAGGATCATCTTGCGGCTCATCCGGCCGTGAAGGACGTCGCCGTCATCGGTTTGCCCGATGAGCGCCTCGGCGAGATCGCCGCTGCCGTGGTCGAGCTCAAACCCGATGTCGAGCTACATGAGGGCGAGCTTGAGGAGTATTGTCAGGCGTTGCCGCGCTACAAGCGTCCGCGCAAGTACATCTACGCTGATGTCCCGCGTAACGCAACGGGCAAGATCGAGAAACCCAAGCTGCGCCAGATTTACGGCGCTACCAATATCGTCGAGCTCGAGAACGAGGGCTAGACATTCGAAAGGACACATAATGCAGAAGCTCCTGTCGGGAAACGAGGCCATCGCCCAGGGTGCCTGGGAAGCGGGCGTACGTGTGGGCGTCGGCTATCCGGGAACCCCTTCGACCGAGACGCTCGAGAACCTCTCCACCTACGATGACGTGTACTGCGAGTGGTCACCCAACGAAAAGGTCGCCCTCGAGGTCGCGCTTGGTTCTGCCATGGGCGGAGCCCGAAGTCTCGCGACCATGAAGCACGTCGGCGTCAACGTCGCGGCAGACCCGCTACTGAGTGCTTGCAATACCGGTGTCAACGCCGGGCTTGTCATCTTGGCCGCAGATGACCCCTCGATGTTCTCCTCGCAAAACGAGCAGGATTCGCGCAATTACGCCGCCTTTGCCCGCGTGCCGATGCTCGAGCCGGCCGATAGTGCCGAGGCATATGAGTTCATCCAACGCGCTTTCGAGATTTCCGAGGAATTCGACACGCCGGTCATGATTCGCGAGTCGATGCGCATCGCGCATACCAAGTCGCTCGTCTCCTGCTCTGACGAGCGTACTGAGGTTGACCTGCGCGAGTTTACGCCTGATCCTTCCAAGTACGTCATGATGCCTATGTATGCGCGTGGTCGCAGGCAGGCTGTCATCGAGCGTACGCGCAAGCTCGTGGAGCTTGCCGACACAAGCGACCTCAACCGCATCGAACTGCGCGACACGTCCATCGGCATCATCGCGAGCGGCGCGGTCTACCAGCACGTGCGCGAGGCATTGCCACAGGCAAGTACCTTGAAGCTCGGCCTCTCCTGGCCGCTACCACCTGCCAAGCTCCGGGAATTCGCCGATGCCGTCGATCATCTCTACGTCGTCGAGGAAGCATGTGACTATTTCGCCGAGCACGTCCATGCCCTCGGTATCACAACCGAGCAACCGCCGGCATCTCCGCTGCCCGAAGCAGGCGAGCTCACACCCGCCCT
It encodes:
- a CDS encoding phenylacetate--CoA ligase; the encoded protein is MAYQDEITHMERGKLEDLQLERMKETIVNCYENIEFYKKSFDEAVFDPYSVESLADIQKAPFTTKQDMRDAYPYKLFAVPRSEVKEIHMSSGTTGVATVSGYTDNDIKSWGDCFGRGIGYAHGDVDDVVHVCYGYGLFTGGLGAHYGGLAVGAETIPMSAGNTKRQIKVLQTMGSSILCCTPSYAMHIADTAIEMGLDPKKDFTLKAGIHGAEAFSDQFRKNLEDKLGYKVYDVYGLTEVMGPGVAMECDEQNGLHVAEDHFFVEVLDPETHEPVPDGEWGELVITTLTKEASPVVRYRTRDITRIMPNECACGVTHRRIDRLHGRTDDMFKVRGVQVFPSQIENVCAAFPEIADWYQIELTREGGLDIATLKIEINPDFPIDEIRKIEELQRRMQQALKDELAVSINIKIVEPHTIQRSEGKAVRIVDLRDGEDK
- a CDS encoding amino acid-binding protein, with the protein product MIDQLTVFLENTRGRLTSLCRALGDADIQMHSLALADTTDYGIARIICDDPKGAVAAISEAGFTANLTKVVAVEVPDVPGGLASVLDALDNAGINIEYCYCFADADKGATVAFKVDESAIGALEGAGFKVLHPEDLYKTAQ
- a CDS encoding FHA domain-containing protein, which gives rise to MFWHLKGCIVPVSSFVCPICNEPVDGSQTSCPRCGFKFVGATQTFNPVATQVDEQTYELESATPELEVLSGPYAGESFTLGDGTFTVGRDPKCDIFLSNMTVSRHNSTIVIDGAHAKIMDADSTNGTWVDGKIVDEAELVPGTHVQIGTFDMVFKRVK
- a CDS encoding AMP-dependent synthetase: MPITDYLRHNAAAYGNEIALVEINPEVLERKHVTWRDYDLIESTDPEPYRREITWSVFDEKANRFANLLLSRGVKKGDKVAILLMNCLEWLPIYFGILKSGATAVPLNFRYTAEEIAYCIKQADVDILVFGPQFTGRVEEIASEIAHGRLLFYVGEDCPTFAENYRELTANYTSTDPAIPLNEDEDAAIYFSSGTTGFPKAILHHHRSLTQAAEMEQHHHGQTHDDTFLCIPPLYHTGAKMHWFGSLISGSKAVLLRGVTPQSIFDAVSNEHCTIVWLLVPWVQDILLAIEEGKIDPAAYELNQWRLMHIGAQPVPQSLIKRWKEIFPAHQYDTNYGLSESTGPGCVHLGVENIDHVGAIGVPGYRWVVKICDNEGNEVPDGEVGELWVKGPGVMVCYYNNPDASNESIKNGWLLTGDMARKDEDGFIWLVDRKKDVVISGGENIYPVQIEDHLAAHPAVKDVAVIGLPDERLGEIAAAVVELKPDVELHEGELEEYCQALPRYKRPRKYIYADVPRNATGKIEKPKLRQIYGATNIVELENEG
- a CDS encoding indolepyruvate ferredoxin oxidoreductase subunit alpha; the protein is MQKLLSGNEAIAQGAWEAGVRVGVGYPGTPSTETLENLSTYDDVYCEWSPNEKVALEVALGSAMGGARSLATMKHVGVNVAADPLLSACNTGVNAGLVILAADDPSMFSSQNEQDSRNYAAFARVPMLEPADSAEAYEFIQRAFEISEEFDTPVMIRESMRIAHTKSLVSCSDERTEVDLREFTPDPSKYVMMPMYARGRRQAVIERTRKLVELADTSDLNRIELRDTSIGIIASGAVYQHVREALPQASTLKLGLSWPLPPAKLREFADAVDHLYVVEEACDYFAEHVHALGITTEQPPASPLPEAGELTPALIRQAFGAGLPEVYPPCEDLPPRPPSLCAGCPHRLVFTVLRDMKAVVSGDIGCYTLGATPPLSAVHSTIDMGASLSVAHGLELADVTGRTKRPVVGVIGDSTFAHSGITSLLGTVYNAGVGTLCILDNRTTAMTGCQGNPCNGITLHEQVRGANPLAVEKGKRLDIEALCRALGVDDVRSVDAQDYEAVKAALKQATNTDDLTVLVFHSPCRLIDRSRNAAAVVNECRACGKCVRIGCPAIGKDAEGRAVIDPTQCIGCSQCVQVCPFGCISKEGE